The following proteins are encoded in a genomic region of Mycobacterium sp. 155:
- a CDS encoding cupin domain-containing protein, translating to MTEITTIGTLSKAGAIHKVEKAYEGLPSMDEAGVVAAIGDALHNPEGSVMCAGFFELKKSEPLVYTYTYDEMKIVVKGEFILTDQDTGEVTHAKERDVLFFPKGTTVKFETPEYGLGFFAGDRTFAP from the coding sequence ATGACGGAAATCACAACTATCGGAACCCTGAGCAAGGCCGGGGCCATCCACAAGGTGGAGAAGGCTTACGAAGGCTTGCCGAGCATGGACGAGGCCGGTGTCGTCGCCGCTATCGGTGATGCCCTCCACAACCCCGAAGGATCGGTCATGTGCGCCGGGTTCTTCGAGCTGAAGAAGTCCGAGCCCCTGGTCTACACCTACACCTACGACGAGATGAAGATCGTCGTCAAGGGCGAGTTCATCCTCACCGACCAGGACACCGGCGAGGTCACGCACGCCAAGGAGCGCGACGTGCTGTTCTTCCCCAAGGGAACCACCGTGAAGTTCGAGACCCCTGAGTACGGGCTCGGATTCTTCGCCGGCGACCGCACCTTCGCCCCCTAG
- a CDS encoding molybdopterin-binding protein: protein MRLSTRNQLAGTIVEVNLGTVMATVKVRLDGGDQIVTSSITRDAAVDLGLKEGQPATVFIKSTEVAIGVE, encoded by the coding sequence ATGCGCCTTTCCACCCGCAACCAACTTGCCGGCACGATCGTCGAGGTCAACCTCGGCACTGTGATGGCCACGGTGAAAGTCCGCCTGGACGGCGGTGATCAGATCGTCACATCATCGATCACCCGCGACGCCGCGGTGGATCTGGGACTCAAGGAGGGGCAGCCGGCCACGGTGTTCATCAAGTCCACCGAGGTCGCCATCGGCGTCGAATGA
- a CDS encoding Tex family protein has translation MTQSVPPSEKTAPRVGVVKSVTARIAEELTVGERQVAAAVALLDEGATVPFIARYRKEVTGSLDDGQLRTLEERLTYLRELDQRRDAVLASIEEQGKLTDELRAALMAADTKARVEDVYLPYKPKRRTKAQIAKEAGLEPLADRLLADPSLVPDAVAGEFLNENVADAAAALDGARHILIERASEDAELVGATREKFWADGALRTAPWSDEAAKSAAAQKFRDYFEFSEPLENMPSHRVLAVLRGEKEEALALTFDAGDDEIYQAMIAQSLGIDLAAKAPATPWLATTVRLAWRAKLMISASVDARMRLRQRAEDEAVTVFARNLKDLLLAAPAGTRTTLGLDPGFRTGVKVAVVDGTGKVVDTCAIYPHQPQKQWDQAKAILAALVARHGVELIAVGNGTASRETDALATELIADIRSAGAPAPTKAMVSEAGASVYSASAYAAHELPDLDVTLRGAVSIARRLQDPLAELVKIDPKSIGVGQYQHDVTPGLLARSLDAVVEDAVNAVGVDLNTASAPLLARVSGVTESLASAIVAHRESAGAFRSRKALLEVPRLGPKAFEQCAGFLRIRDGEDPLDASGVHPESYPVVRRILDRSGVTLAELIGDERSLRSLKPADFADDRFGIPTVTDILGELEKPGRDPRPAFSTATFAAGVEKVGDLKAGMVLEGVVTNVAAFGAFVDVGVHQDGLVHVSAMADRFISDPHEVVKSGQVVRVKVLDVDVDRQRISLTLRLNDSPERDRGERPERGGDNRGGNQNRGGGNSRRDSGNQARGNQARGNQARGRGNDSRRSNQPSGSLADALRKAGFGNK, from the coding sequence GTGACTCAGAGCGTTCCGCCGTCCGAAAAAACTGCTCCTCGCGTCGGCGTCGTCAAGTCGGTAACCGCCCGCATTGCCGAAGAACTCACCGTGGGTGAGCGCCAGGTGGCCGCGGCCGTTGCGCTGCTGGACGAGGGTGCGACGGTTCCGTTCATCGCGCGGTACCGAAAAGAAGTCACCGGAAGCCTCGACGACGGCCAACTGCGCACCCTCGAGGAGCGCCTGACTTACCTGCGCGAACTCGATCAACGTCGCGACGCGGTGCTGGCCTCCATCGAGGAGCAGGGCAAGCTGACCGACGAGCTGCGTGCCGCGCTGATGGCGGCCGACACCAAGGCGCGCGTAGAAGACGTATACCTGCCCTACAAGCCCAAGCGACGCACCAAGGCGCAGATCGCCAAGGAGGCGGGTCTGGAGCCGCTGGCCGACCGGTTGCTCGCCGACCCGAGCCTGGTTCCCGACGCGGTGGCCGGCGAGTTCCTCAACGAGAACGTCGCCGACGCTGCGGCCGCACTCGACGGCGCCCGCCACATCCTCATCGAGCGGGCCTCCGAGGATGCCGAGTTGGTCGGTGCCACCAGGGAGAAGTTCTGGGCCGATGGGGCACTGCGCACCGCTCCGTGGTCCGACGAGGCTGCGAAAAGCGCTGCGGCCCAGAAGTTCCGTGATTACTTCGAGTTCTCCGAGCCGCTGGAGAACATGCCGTCGCACCGCGTGCTGGCCGTGCTGCGCGGCGAGAAAGAAGAGGCGCTGGCGCTGACCTTCGACGCCGGCGACGACGAGATCTACCAGGCCATGATCGCCCAGTCTCTTGGCATCGACCTGGCCGCGAAGGCCCCGGCGACACCTTGGTTGGCGACTACTGTCCGGCTGGCCTGGCGGGCCAAGCTGATGATCTCCGCGTCGGTCGACGCCCGGATGCGGTTGCGCCAGCGAGCCGAGGACGAGGCAGTGACGGTGTTCGCCCGCAACCTCAAGGACCTGCTGCTGGCGGCCCCGGCGGGCACCCGCACGACGTTGGGCCTCGACCCCGGTTTCCGCACCGGCGTCAAGGTTGCGGTGGTGGATGGCACCGGCAAGGTGGTCGATACCTGCGCCATCTACCCGCACCAGCCACAGAAGCAGTGGGATCAGGCCAAGGCCATCCTGGCCGCACTCGTCGCACGCCATGGCGTCGAGCTGATCGCCGTCGGCAACGGCACTGCGTCACGCGAAACCGACGCGTTGGCCACCGAACTCATCGCCGACATCCGCTCGGCCGGCGCACCCGCGCCTACCAAGGCCATGGTGAGCGAGGCCGGCGCGTCGGTCTACTCGGCGTCGGCCTATGCCGCGCACGAGCTGCCCGATCTCGACGTGACGCTGCGTGGCGCGGTATCGATCGCGCGCCGACTGCAGGATCCGCTGGCCGAGCTGGTGAAGATCGATCCGAAGTCCATTGGTGTCGGGCAGTACCAGCACGACGTGACGCCTGGTTTGCTGGCGCGCAGCCTCGACGCGGTCGTCGAGGACGCGGTCAACGCGGTGGGCGTCGACCTCAACACCGCTTCCGCCCCGCTGCTGGCGCGGGTGTCCGGGGTCACCGAATCGCTGGCCAGTGCCATCGTCGCCCACCGGGAGAGTGCAGGGGCGTTTCGCAGTCGCAAGGCGCTGCTCGAAGTTCCCCGTCTGGGCCCCAAAGCTTTTGAGCAATGTGCGGGGTTCCTGCGAATCCGCGACGGAGAAGATCCATTGGACGCGTCCGGCGTGCACCCGGAGTCCTACCCCGTGGTCCGTCGGATCCTGGACCGCTCCGGGGTAACCCTGGCCGAGCTGATCGGTGATGAACGCTCACTGCGGTCGCTCAAGCCCGCCGACTTCGCCGACGACCGCTTCGGTATCCCCACGGTCACCGACATCCTCGGCGAGCTGGAAAAGCCCGGCCGTGACCCGCGGCCTGCGTTCTCCACGGCCACCTTCGCCGCCGGGGTGGAAAAGGTCGGCGACCTCAAGGCCGGCATGGTCTTGGAAGGGGTGGTGACCAACGTCGCGGCCTTCGGGGCGTTCGTCGACGTGGGTGTGCACCAGGACGGGTTGGTACACGTCTCAGCGATGGCCGATCGCTTCATCTCCGATCCACACGAGGTGGTGAAGTCCGGTCAGGTGGTGCGGGTCAAGGTGCTCGATGTCGACGTCGACCGGCAGCGGATCAGCCTGACTCTGCGCCTGAACGACAGCCCCGAACGGGATCGGGGCGAGCGACCCGAGCGTGGCGGCGACAACCGTGGCGGCAACCAGAACCGCGGCGGTGGAAACAGCCGTCGCGATAGCGGCAACCAGGCTCGTGGCAATCAGGCCCGCGGCAATCAGGCCCGCGGTCGCGGCAACGACTCCCGGCGCTCGAACCAGCCGTCAGGTTCTTTGGCTGATGCGCTACGCAAGGCCGGCTTCGGGAACAAGTAG
- a CDS encoding glycogen/starch/alpha-glucan phosphorylase has product MTGVAQNVPTHEHSRTGLSADALRRGIVDHLRYSIGRPAAALRPEHYYRALALAVRDRMQDNRVTSTQTSLDLGRKVTCYLSAEFLMGPQLGANLLNLQIESAARTALAELGQDLDEVLACEEEPGLGNGGLGRLAACYLDSLATLERPAIGYGIRYEFGIFDQEIHDGWQFEKTDNWLDDGNPWEIAKPDVSYEVNWGGYAEHYADQAGHNRARWVPGRVIKGVAYDTPIQGYGVKTCNVLTLWSARAVKSFALEAFNTGDYYKAVEDEVTSETVTKVLYPNDEPDVGKRLRLLQQYFFVSCSLQHVLHILDDLADVSVRELPERFALQLNDTHPAIGVAELMRLLIDERQLSWDEAWDITVASFGYTNHTLLPEALETWPLAMFGESLPRHLEIIYEINRRFLDEVAAKFPDDTDRLRRMSLISEDNGKSVRMAHLATVGSHAVNGVAALHSELLKSSVLKDFYELWPERFSNKTNGVTPRRFLALSNPGLRSLLDDTIGDGWLRDLTKLRELETYANDPTFRAQWRAIKRDNKARLAAYVASTTGVELNPDWLFDIQVKRIHEYKRQHLNVLNIVTQYHRLKQNPGPDSVPRAFIFGGKAAPGYFLAKRIIKLINAVGETVNNDPDVNRFLKVAFVPNFNVQNAEFIYPAADLSEQISTAGKEASGTGNMKFMINGALTIGTLDGANVEIRDEVGAENFFLFGLTVDEVERIKRNGYRPTDYVAGNPELAAALDLIADGTFSHGDTEVFRPLVDSLRHNDPFLVLADYTSYVERQERVSTAWRDTEAWTYKSILNTARSGKFSSDRAITEYCDDIWGVDPVSVTR; this is encoded by the coding sequence ATGACCGGCGTCGCGCAGAACGTACCCACGCACGAACACAGCCGCACCGGCCTGTCGGCCGACGCCCTGCGCCGCGGCATCGTTGACCATCTCCGCTACTCGATCGGCCGGCCGGCTGCCGCGCTGCGGCCCGAGCACTACTACCGCGCCCTGGCCCTGGCCGTGCGGGACCGTATGCAGGACAACCGGGTCACGTCGACGCAGACATCCCTCGACCTCGGCCGCAAGGTCACGTGCTACCTCTCTGCCGAGTTCCTGATGGGCCCGCAGCTGGGTGCCAACCTACTCAACCTGCAGATCGAGTCGGCTGCGCGCACCGCACTTGCCGAGCTTGGGCAGGATCTCGACGAGGTGCTGGCCTGCGAGGAGGAACCCGGCCTCGGCAACGGCGGTCTGGGCAGGCTTGCCGCGTGCTACCTCGACTCGCTGGCGACGCTTGAACGTCCGGCGATCGGCTACGGCATCCGCTACGAGTTCGGCATCTTCGACCAGGAGATCCACGACGGCTGGCAGTTCGAGAAGACCGACAACTGGCTCGACGACGGAAACCCTTGGGAGATAGCCAAACCCGATGTGAGCTACGAGGTGAACTGGGGCGGCTACGCCGAGCACTACGCCGACCAGGCCGGCCACAACCGGGCGCGCTGGGTGCCGGGGCGGGTGATCAAAGGCGTCGCCTACGACACCCCCATCCAGGGTTATGGCGTGAAAACGTGCAACGTGCTGACGTTGTGGAGCGCCCGGGCCGTCAAGTCGTTCGCACTGGAGGCGTTCAACACTGGCGACTATTACAAGGCCGTCGAGGACGAGGTCACCTCCGAGACCGTGACCAAGGTGCTCTACCCGAACGACGAGCCCGATGTCGGCAAACGGCTGCGCCTGCTGCAGCAGTACTTCTTCGTGTCGTGCTCGCTGCAGCACGTCCTACACATTCTCGATGACCTCGCCGATGTCTCGGTACGCGAGCTTCCCGAACGGTTCGCCTTGCAGCTCAACGACACTCACCCCGCTATCGGGGTAGCCGAGCTGATGCGGCTGCTGATCGATGAGCGGCAGCTGAGCTGGGATGAGGCGTGGGACATCACGGTCGCCTCGTTCGGTTACACCAATCACACCCTGCTGCCGGAGGCGCTGGAGACCTGGCCGCTGGCCATGTTCGGCGAATCCCTGCCGCGGCACCTGGAGATCATCTACGAGATCAACCGCCGCTTCCTCGACGAGGTCGCCGCCAAGTTCCCCGATGACACCGACCGGCTGCGCCGGATGTCGCTGATCAGCGAGGACAACGGCAAGAGTGTGCGGATGGCGCATCTTGCCACCGTCGGCAGCCACGCCGTCAACGGTGTCGCGGCGCTGCATTCGGAACTGCTGAAATCGAGTGTGCTCAAAGACTTCTACGAGCTGTGGCCCGAGCGGTTCTCCAACAAGACCAACGGTGTCACCCCACGCCGCTTTCTGGCACTGTCCAATCCCGGGCTCCGTAGCCTGCTGGACGACACCATCGGCGATGGCTGGCTGAGGGATCTGACCAAGCTGCGCGAACTGGAGACCTACGCCAACGATCCGACCTTCCGCGCCCAGTGGCGAGCAATCAAGCGGGACAACAAGGCTCGGTTGGCTGCCTATGTCGCTTCCACCACCGGGGTAGAACTGAACCCCGACTGGCTGTTCGACATCCAGGTCAAACGCATTCACGAGTACAAGCGCCAACACCTCAACGTGCTGAACATCGTCACGCAGTACCATCGCCTCAAGCAGAATCCCGGACCGGACAGCGTCCCGCGCGCATTCATCTTCGGCGGCAAAGCCGCACCCGGCTACTTCCTGGCCAAGCGAATCATCAAGCTGATCAATGCGGTCGGCGAGACCGTGAACAACGATCCAGACGTCAACCGGTTCCTCAAGGTCGCCTTCGTCCCGAACTTCAACGTGCAGAACGCCGAATTCATCTATCCCGCCGCCGATCTGTCCGAACAAATCTCAACGGCCGGCAAGGAGGCTTCGGGCACCGGCAACATGAAGTTCATGATCAACGGCGCGCTGACCATCGGCACGCTCGACGGCGCCAACGTCGAGATACGCGACGAGGTCGGGGCGGAGAACTTCTTCCTGTTCGGCCTGACCGTCGACGAGGTCGAGCGGATCAAGCGCAACGGCTACCGACCGACGGACTATGTGGCGGGCAATCCCGAGCTCGCGGCGGCGCTCGACCTGATCGCCGACGGCACCTTCTCCCACGGTGACACCGAAGTGTTCCGCCCACTGGTCGACAGCCTGCGCCACAACGACCCCTTCTTGGTGCTGGCCGACTACACCTCCTATGTCGAGCGCCAAGAGCGGGTCAGCACCGCGTGGCGCGACACCGAGGCCTGGACCTACAAGTCGATCCTGAACACCGCACGCAGCGGCAAGTTCTCGTCAGACCGGGCAATTACCGAGTACTGCGACGACATCTGGGGCGTCGACCCGGTCAGCGTCACGCGGTAG
- a CDS encoding TetR/AcrR family transcriptional regulator: MRVPADERKEQLISATVELMRREGVQSVTIRAIAKEANANLAAAHYCFSNKDELMEAAAEAWFKNLSRFSKDASIELGLRTAVEQVAEGYWRALEEEPRSLLAEFELIFWATRNVAASPLATKIYPAYEEELGRIFSSAAGNNGEECLIGFPGLVRAFLMVYDGAAIQYLTDPTAADDYRALFFMMVDALLIKAGV, translated from the coding sequence ATGCGGGTGCCAGCAGACGAACGAAAAGAACAGCTGATTTCAGCGACCGTTGAACTGATGCGTCGCGAGGGTGTTCAGTCGGTGACCATCCGGGCAATAGCCAAGGAGGCCAACGCCAACTTGGCTGCAGCACATTACTGCTTCAGCAACAAGGACGAGCTCATGGAGGCGGCCGCCGAGGCGTGGTTTAAGAACCTGAGCCGGTTTTCCAAAGACGCCTCGATCGAGCTGGGACTCCGTACGGCCGTGGAACAAGTCGCCGAAGGCTACTGGCGAGCGCTGGAAGAGGAACCGAGGAGCCTCCTTGCTGAGTTCGAGCTCATCTTCTGGGCAACGCGCAACGTCGCCGCCAGCCCGCTGGCTACGAAAATCTATCCCGCCTACGAAGAGGAACTTGGACGGATCTTCTCTTCCGCGGCCGGTAACAACGGTGAGGAGTGCCTCATAGGCTTCCCGGGGCTTGTAAGAGCCTTCTTGATGGTTTACGACGGGGCAGCCATTCAATACTTGACCGATCCGACGGCCGCCGATGATTACCGAGCCTTGTTCTTCATGATGGTTGACGCACTGCTGATCAAAGCCGGCGTATAA
- the betT gene encoding choline BCCT transporter BetT gives MSTIDKDVDEPPAKLAENGGPRVNWLVLIVAAAIILTFSIWAIATPRNAEDTMKTVMSWLAANVGWIYVLTVTVVIGYILWVALSKVGSIRLGPDHSRPQYRLFTWVAQLFAAGVGIDMLFFSVTGPITQYMNPPTGEGQTPAAAQDAVVWTMFHYGIAGWAMYALLGMAMGYFAYRKGQPLSIRSAIYPLLGRRVHGRAGDTVDIVVLVGTVVGVATALGIGVVLLNVGFSIMFGLEQGLALQIALVVVAVVVTIGACTSGVDKGIRWIAELNIWATAATLLYILVTGQTSFLLNALLENIGRFIFTLPARTLQTFAYEPGGSDWMGAWTLFFWAFWLAWGPFVALFLARISRGRTLREFVIAAITVPVLCDFLVVSIFGNSAMHEVLGGNKEFAQLAIDNPQQGWYALLGMFPGAAFLIGLATLAGVLFYITSANSGAMMMSNFSSTIPDPSQDGPKWLRVFWALVTGLLVIAMLVAGGVTTMEYATLIFALPVTIIAWLVMASFTKALRVERAQLEGRVLRRPSMAVTNGHAPDHTWRHRLRAMWSYPSKKQAAQFMEDTVHPALTELVGEFTEQGHQATLEIEPNAPTDIPSYTLVVNIPDHSNFLYQVQAVETPVPVFGGRMFPETDGYYRVEAFTQTGSEGYDLMGVTHDQVIEDVLARYESHLGFLTYLEQAKPQVREQTRRPKELSEPTH, from the coding sequence TTGAGTACCATCGACAAAGACGTTGACGAGCCGCCGGCTAAACTTGCCGAGAACGGCGGGCCCAGAGTCAACTGGCTCGTCCTCATCGTTGCTGCAGCTATCATCCTAACCTTCTCCATCTGGGCGATAGCGACTCCCCGCAACGCGGAGGACACCATGAAAACGGTGATGTCCTGGCTTGCGGCAAACGTCGGCTGGATCTATGTCCTCACGGTCACGGTCGTCATTGGATACATCCTGTGGGTCGCACTGTCCAAGGTTGGCTCCATCCGGCTGGGCCCCGACCACTCCCGCCCGCAATACCGACTTTTCACGTGGGTGGCCCAGTTGTTTGCTGCTGGCGTGGGAATCGACATGCTGTTCTTCTCGGTGACCGGACCCATCACCCAGTACATGAATCCCCCCACCGGCGAAGGCCAGACACCAGCCGCCGCCCAGGACGCGGTGGTGTGGACCATGTTCCACTACGGGATAGCCGGCTGGGCCATGTACGCGCTTCTGGGCATGGCCATGGGGTATTTCGCCTACCGGAAGGGCCAGCCGCTGTCAATCCGGTCCGCCATATACCCGTTGCTGGGCAGACGGGTCCACGGCCGCGCCGGTGACACGGTCGATATCGTCGTCTTGGTCGGAACGGTCGTCGGGGTTGCCACGGCACTGGGTATCGGAGTGGTGCTGCTGAATGTCGGCTTCTCCATCATGTTCGGCTTGGAACAGGGTCTAGCTCTGCAGATCGCACTGGTGGTTGTCGCCGTCGTGGTGACCATTGGCGCTTGCACCTCGGGCGTCGACAAAGGCATCCGCTGGATCGCGGAGCTGAACATCTGGGCCACGGCGGCCACGCTGCTCTACATCTTGGTGACTGGCCAGACCTCGTTCCTGCTCAACGCCCTGCTGGAGAACATCGGCCGCTTTATCTTTACGCTGCCCGCCCGCACATTGCAGACCTTCGCCTACGAGCCGGGCGGTTCAGACTGGATGGGCGCCTGGACTCTGTTCTTCTGGGCCTTCTGGCTGGCCTGGGGACCTTTCGTAGCCCTGTTCCTGGCACGTATTTCACGTGGTCGGACATTGCGTGAGTTCGTGATCGCTGCGATCACTGTCCCGGTGCTGTGCGACTTCTTAGTCGTGAGCATCTTCGGCAACAGCGCCATGCACGAGGTCCTGGGAGGGAACAAAGAGTTCGCTCAACTGGCCATTGATAACCCCCAACAGGGCTGGTACGCGTTGCTCGGGATGTTCCCCGGAGCGGCCTTTCTGATCGGGCTGGCCACGTTGGCGGGCGTGCTGTTCTACATCACCAGCGCCAACTCCGGTGCCATGATGATGTCCAACTTCTCCTCTACCATTCCCGATCCGTCTCAGGACGGGCCAAAATGGCTGCGAGTCTTCTGGGCCTTGGTCACCGGGCTGCTGGTCATCGCGATGCTGGTGGCGGGTGGCGTGACCACCATGGAGTACGCCACGCTCATCTTCGCCCTTCCCGTGACGATTATCGCGTGGCTGGTCATGGCGTCCTTCACGAAAGCGCTGCGGGTGGAGCGCGCCCAACTTGAAGGCCGGGTGCTGCGCCGCCCGTCAATGGCCGTAACCAACGGTCATGCGCCCGACCACACCTGGCGCCACAGACTTCGCGCGATGTGGTCCTATCCCTCCAAAAAGCAGGCAGCACAGTTCATGGAAGACACTGTTCATCCCGCACTGACCGAACTTGTTGGGGAGTTCACGGAGCAGGGCCACCAAGCCACCCTTGAAATCGAGCCGAACGCTCCGACAGATATTCCTAGCTACACGTTGGTCGTCAACATCCCGGACCACAGCAACTTCCTCTATCAGGTCCAGGCTGTGGAAACTCCCGTTCCCGTATTCGGGGGGCGCATGTTCCCTGAAACCGACGGCTACTACCGGGTGGAGGCCTTCACCCAGACCGGCTCCGAAGGCTACGACCTCATGGGCGTAACACACGACCAAGTGATCGAGGACGTCCTGGCCCGCTACGAGAGTCACCTGGGGTTCCTCACCTACTTGGAACAAGCAAAACCACAGGTCCGCGAACAAACCCGCCGGCCCAAGGAACTGAGTGAACCTACGCATTAG
- the thrS gene encoding threonine--tRNA ligase produces MSAAASSAPAAPIRVAAGTTAGAAVREAGLPQRGAVDAIVVVRDADGRLRDLSWIPDADVEVTPVAADTDDGRSVIRHSCAHVLAQAVQDLFPEAKLGIGPPIVDGFYYDFDVPQPFTPEDLEKLEKRMQKIVKDGQLFDRRVYTSKDEARRELAGQPYKLELVDDKSGAADNLDEVMEVGGDELTAYDNLNPRTKERVWGDLCRGPHIPTTRHIPAFKLTRSSAAYWRGNQNNASLQRIYGTAWESQEALDKHLELIEEAQRRDHRKLGVELDLFSFPDELGSGLPVFHPKGGVVRRELEDYSRRKHLEAGYEFVNTPHITKENLYITSGHLEWYADGMFPPMHIDAEFNEDGSVRKPGQDYYLKPMNCPMHHLIFRSRGRSYRELPLRLFEFGSVYRYEKSGVIHGLTRVRGMTQDDAHIYTTREQMRDELTRLLQFVLDLLRDYGLDDFYLELSTKDPEKYVGSDEIWEEATNTLREVAEASGLDLVPDPGGAAFYGPKISVQVKDALGRNWQMSTIQLDFNMPDRFELEYTAADGSRQRPVLIHRALFGSIERFFGVLTEHYAGAFPAWLAPVQVVGIPVADAHLDYLYDVAAQLKSRGIRVEVDASDDRMAKKIVNHTNQKVPFMLLAGDKDVEAGAVSFRFGDRTQINGVPREQAFDAIAEWVERRENAVPTAELVNAVTAMSACAKSQVAPT; encoded by the coding sequence ATGAGCGCCGCCGCCAGCTCCGCCCCCGCAGCCCCGATCCGGGTCGCTGCCGGGACTACCGCCGGGGCGGCGGTCCGCGAGGCGGGGCTGCCGCAGCGCGGTGCCGTCGATGCCATCGTGGTGGTGCGCGACGCCGACGGCCGGCTGCGTGACCTGTCCTGGATCCCCGATGCTGATGTCGAGGTGACCCCGGTCGCCGCCGATACCGACGACGGCCGCAGCGTGATCCGACACTCGTGTGCGCACGTGCTCGCGCAGGCCGTGCAGGATCTCTTCCCCGAGGCCAAGCTCGGGATCGGGCCGCCCATCGTCGACGGCTTCTACTACGACTTCGACGTCCCGCAGCCGTTCACGCCCGAGGATCTGGAAAAGCTCGAGAAGCGGATGCAGAAGATCGTCAAGGACGGTCAGCTGTTCGATCGGCGGGTCTACACGTCCAAGGACGAAGCCCGTCGGGAACTCGCCGGCCAGCCCTACAAGCTGGAGCTGGTCGACGACAAATCTGGTGCCGCAGACAACCTGGACGAAGTGATGGAAGTGGGCGGCGACGAGCTCACCGCGTACGACAACCTCAATCCCCGCACCAAAGAACGGGTTTGGGGCGATCTGTGTCGCGGTCCGCACATCCCGACCACCAGACACATCCCGGCATTCAAGCTGACCCGCAGCTCAGCGGCTTACTGGCGCGGCAACCAGAACAATGCGAGCCTGCAGCGCATCTACGGCACCGCGTGGGAATCGCAGGAAGCCCTCGACAAGCATCTCGAGCTCATCGAGGAGGCCCAGCGCCGCGATCACCGCAAGCTCGGCGTGGAGCTCGACCTGTTCAGCTTCCCCGACGAGTTGGGTTCGGGCCTACCGGTTTTCCATCCGAAGGGCGGCGTGGTGCGTCGCGAACTCGAGGACTACTCGCGCCGCAAGCACCTTGAGGCGGGCTACGAGTTCGTCAACACCCCGCACATCACCAAGGAGAACCTCTACATCACCTCGGGGCACCTGGAGTGGTACGCCGACGGCATGTTCCCGCCGATGCACATCGACGCGGAGTTCAACGAAGACGGTTCGGTTCGTAAGCCGGGGCAGGACTACTACCTCAAGCCCATGAACTGCCCCATGCACCACCTGATCTTCCGGTCGCGGGGCCGCTCTTATCGGGAACTTCCGTTGCGGCTCTTCGAGTTCGGCAGCGTCTACCGCTACGAGAAGTCCGGCGTCATCCACGGCCTGACCCGGGTGCGTGGCATGACCCAGGACGACGCGCACATCTACACCACGCGTGAGCAGATGCGTGACGAGCTCACCCGGCTGTTGCAGTTCGTGCTGGACCTGTTGCGTGACTACGGCCTCGACGACTTCTACCTGGAGCTGTCCACCAAGGACCCGGAGAAGTACGTCGGCTCCGACGAGATCTGGGAGGAGGCCACCAACACCCTGCGTGAGGTGGCCGAGGCGTCCGGCCTGGACCTGGTGCCCGACCCGGGCGGCGCGGCGTTCTACGGGCCCAAGATCTCGGTGCAGGTCAAGGATGCGCTCGGGCGCAACTGGCAGATGTCGACGATCCAACTGGACTTCAACATGCCCGACCGGTTCGAGCTGGAGTACACCGCCGCCGACGGCAGCCGGCAGCGGCCCGTGTTGATCCACCGGGCGCTGTTCGGTTCGATCGAGCGGTTCTTCGGGGTGCTCACCGAGCATTACGCGGGAGCGTTCCCGGCGTGGCTGGCCCCGGTTCAGGTGGTCGGCATCCCGGTGGCCGATGCGCACCTGGATTACCTGTACGACGTTGCCGCCCAGCTGAAGTCGCGTGGTATCCGCGTCGAGGTGGATGCCAGTGACGACCGGATGGCCAAGAAGATCGTCAACCACACCAACCAGAAGGTGCCGTTCATGCTCCTGGCGGGTGACAAGGATGTCGAGGCCGGCGCCGTCTCGTTCCGGTTCGGGGACCGTACCCAGATCAACGGCGTGCCCCGCGAGCAAGCATTCGACGCCATCGCCGAATGGGTCGAGCGGCGTGAGAATGCCGTTCCGACAGCCGAATTGGTCAACGCGGTAACGGCGATGAGCGCTTGCGCGAAGAGCCAGGTAGCCCCGACGTGA
- a CDS encoding TetR/AcrR family transcriptional regulator — translation MRVSADKRRGQLISATLELMRREGVQSVTMRAIAKEAKAPLATAHYCFADKSELMDAAAGAWLKNLNRFSHDISVHLGLRKAVEQVAEEYWRSLAEEPASLLAEIELILWATRNASVSPLAAKIYPAYVVELGNIFSAAAKNNGDKCLMDMTTLVRSFLMIYNGAAIQYMTNPNATDHRAMLFILVDALLIKAGV, via the coding sequence ATGCGGGTATCCGCAGACAAGCGAAGAGGACAGCTGATTTCAGCGACCCTGGAACTAATGCGACGCGAAGGTGTTCAGTCAGTGACCATGCGGGCCATCGCCAAGGAGGCCAAGGCACCCTTGGCGACCGCACACTATTGCTTCGCTGACAAGAGCGAGCTCATGGACGCAGCAGCCGGCGCTTGGTTGAAGAACTTGAACAGATTTTCTCACGATATTTCAGTTCACCTAGGACTTCGCAAGGCCGTGGAACAAGTGGCCGAAGAGTACTGGCGTTCGTTAGCCGAAGAGCCCGCAAGCCTCCTCGCCGAGATCGAACTCATCCTGTGGGCAACGCGTAATGCTTCCGTAAGCCCGCTGGCCGCGAAGATTTATCCTGCCTACGTCGTGGAGCTGGGAAATATCTTCTCCGCCGCAGCCAAAAACAACGGTGACAAGTGTCTGATGGACATGACAACACTCGTGCGGTCTTTCCTGATGATCTACAACGGAGCGGCCATCCAATACATGACCAACCCGAACGCGACCGATCACCGGGCCATGCTTTTCATTCTGGTTGATGCACTTCTGATCAAGGCTGGCGTCTGA